The Pedobacter mucosus genome window below encodes:
- a CDS encoding SusC/RagA family TonB-linked outer membrane protein, whose amino-acid sequence MKRKITLLISLVVSFCTLIYAQDISIKGTIKDKSGTPIPGVTITTKNSKTGVSSSPEGTYSISVPGNSTLVFSAVGFTPQEVVVNNRTTINISLLESANDLTDVVVIGYGTAQKKDVTGAVSSVKATQLENENPNSVTDILRGNIPGLNVGFNNSAKGGGDLLVRGKTTLTGTTTPLIVLDGVIFIGQLSDINPNDIESVDVLKDASSLAVYGAKAATGVVAITTKKGKTAAPTITLNTNYGFATLAQDQPVYDGPGFLNWRADVARSGGVNPPYIYNDPNNLPEGVTLTQWLNGQTTTNPTDLWLTRLGLLTNEKANYNSGKTVDWYDLLFQTGQRQDHTLSMSGRKEELTYYMSLGYLKNESIIAGGGFSTFRTRINLEGKAAKFLTLGINMQFADRDEGAIEADLGQLADLSPYGDFYNADGSLRRIPTDDNGLNARNPFLNPTYNSRLQKQSTLFGSIYTRVTLPLGITYQLNFSPGLDMYRTFNHLSSRNPNVTTPGGSATRAQETRYNWQLDHLLKWNKTFAKDHTIDVTLLANAEKYQTWYTIAGNEGFAPTDILGYHNISSGNKPTVSSDDKAYTGDALLARINYSYLSKYALTLSIRRDGYSAFGATKKRANFPAAAFAWTFSEESFMKDISWLDYGKLRFSYGINGNREIRDANNVIDPYVSIQTLNGGKYQGVNGSGAAGEVNTVVNSPRLGNPNLEWEKTKSFNLGLDFGIFKNRISGSIDVYDKKTSDLLISQALPNVSGYTNVIANLGRVNNKGIELGLTSKNLTTGNIIWNTAVNLSLNRNKITALATPNDDPGNGWFIGKDIDVIWEYKILGVWQENEVAEANKFNKGIRAGDFKLQDVDGNYVYNDLDKQFIGYRSPRFNWSLRNDFNIYKNFDFSFQLVSSIGQQRTDNQGKNQPGGVGFGRTSSYVVPYWTSANPINDYARLNSGLSGTTFNVYRKSSYVRLNTVALSYNVSKSILEKIKIQSAKIYCNVSNAAVYAPDWNQWDPQTGDGNGNPVPTPRIYTLGLNVSF is encoded by the coding sequence ATGAAAAGAAAAATTACCTTACTTATTAGTCTGGTTGTTTCCTTTTGTACGCTAATTTACGCACAGGATATTAGCATTAAAGGAACGATAAAAGACAAAAGCGGCACTCCAATTCCTGGGGTAACGATAACAACTAAAAATTCAAAAACCGGTGTATCATCTTCTCCCGAAGGAACATATTCCATTTCTGTTCCAGGAAATTCAACTTTAGTTTTTTCTGCTGTTGGGTTTACGCCTCAGGAAGTTGTCGTGAACAACCGAACAACAATCAATATTTCACTATTAGAATCTGCAAATGATTTAACGGATGTTGTGGTTATTGGTTATGGAACTGCTCAGAAAAAAGATGTTACAGGTGCAGTATCAAGCGTTAAAGCTACCCAGTTAGAAAATGAAAATCCAAATAGTGTTACCGATATTTTACGCGGTAATATACCAGGCTTAAATGTCGGATTTAACAATAGCGCAAAGGGTGGCGGAGATTTATTAGTAAGGGGTAAAACCACACTTACTGGTACTACAACACCTTTAATTGTGTTAGATGGCGTAATTTTTATCGGGCAATTATCTGATATTAATCCAAACGACATTGAATCAGTTGATGTATTAAAAGATGCAAGTTCGTTAGCCGTTTATGGTGCGAAAGCGGCAACTGGTGTAGTCGCTATTACTACAAAAAAAGGTAAAACTGCTGCTCCAACCATCACGCTAAATACCAACTATGGCTTTGCAACTTTGGCTCAGGATCAACCTGTTTATGATGGTCCAGGGTTTTTAAATTGGCGTGCTGATGTTGCAAGAAGTGGCGGCGTAAATCCTCCATATATTTATAATGATCCGAATAATTTACCTGAAGGCGTAACGCTTACTCAATGGCTTAACGGACAAACGACCACAAATCCTACCGATTTATGGTTAACCCGTTTGGGTTTGTTAACTAATGAAAAAGCCAATTATAATTCAGGTAAGACTGTTGATTGGTATGATTTATTGTTTCAAACCGGCCAACGCCAAGATCATACACTAAGCATGTCTGGACGGAAAGAGGAACTTACCTATTATATGTCTTTAGGTTATTTAAAAAATGAAAGTATTATCGCCGGTGGCGGATTTAGCACTTTTAGAACTAGAATAAATTTAGAAGGAAAAGCTGCAAAATTTTTAACACTTGGTATAAATATGCAATTCGCAGATCGGGATGAAGGCGCTATTGAAGCTGATTTGGGCCAATTGGCAGATTTATCTCCTTATGGAGATTTCTATAATGCTGATGGATCGCTTAGAAGAATTCCTACTGATGATAATGGTTTAAACGCCCGAAATCCTTTTTTAAATCCTACCTATAACTCAAGGTTACAAAAACAAAGCACTTTATTTGGAAGCATTTACACAAGAGTAACCCTGCCTTTAGGAATCACCTATCAACTTAACTTTAGTCCGGGTTTGGATATGTACAGAACTTTTAACCATTTATCATCAAGAAACCCAAATGTAACCACACCGGGTGGTTCTGCTACTCGTGCTCAAGAAACCAGGTATAACTGGCAATTGGATCATTTATTAAAATGGAATAAAACATTCGCAAAAGATCATACTATTGATGTTACCTTATTAGCTAACGCCGAAAAATACCAAACTTGGTACACCATTGCTGGTAATGAAGGTTTTGCCCCAACTGATATTTTGGGCTATCATAATATTTCAAGCGGCAATAAACCAACTGTTAGTAGTGATGATAAAGCTTATACAGGGGATGCTTTATTGGCCCGGATAAATTATTCTTACTTAAGTAAATATGCTTTAACGCTTTCTATTCGAAGAGACGGTTATTCTGCATTTGGAGCCACTAAAAAACGTGCAAATTTCCCTGCTGCAGCATTCGCATGGACTTTTAGCGAAGAAAGTTTTATGAAAGATATTTCCTGGTTGGATTACGGTAAGCTTCGTTTTTCATATGGGATTAATGGGAATAGAGAAATTAGAGACGCCAATAATGTGATAGATCCATATGTATCTATTCAAACGCTTAATGGTGGTAAATATCAAGGTGTAAATGGAAGTGGTGCCGCAGGAGAAGTAAATACCGTAGTGAATAGTCCTCGTTTGGGTAATCCTAATTTAGAGTGGGAAAAAACCAAATCTTTCAATTTAGGTCTGGATTTTGGGATTTTTAAAAATAGAATTAGTGGATCTATTGATGTATATGATAAAAAGACATCGGATTTGTTAATAAGCCAAGCACTGCCAAATGTATCAGGTTATACTAACGTAATTGCAAACTTGGGTCGGGTAAATAATAAAGGAATAGAACTTGGCTTAACAAGTAAAAACCTTACCACTGGTAACATTATTTGGAATACTGCTGTAAATCTTTCCCTAAACCGAAATAAAATTACTGCTTTAGCTACGCCAAATGATGATCCTGGAAACGGATGGTTTATAGGTAAGGATATTGATGTGATTTGGGAATATAAAATATTAGGTGTTTGGCAAGAAAATGAAGTTGCTGAAGCAAATAAATTTAATAAAGGTATAAGAGCTGGAGATTTCAAACTTCAAGATGTTGATGGAAATTATGTTTACAACGATTTGGATAAACAATTTATAGGCTATCGCAGTCCGAGGTTTAATTGGTCTTTGCGTAACGACTTCAACATCTATAAAAATTTCGATTTTTCGTTTCAACTGGTTTCGAGTATAGGGCAGCAGCGAACGGATAATCAAGGGAAAAATCAGCCTGGTGGTGTAGGTTTTGGTCGTACCAGTTCATATGTAGTTCCATATTGGACATCCGCCAACCCAATTAATGATTATGCAAGATTAAATTCTGGCCTAAGTGGTACAACATTTAACGTTTATCGCAAAAGTTCATATGTACGGTTAAATACAGTGGCCTTATCTTACAATGTTTCTAAATCCATTTTGGAAAAAATTAAAATCCAAAGTGCAAAAATCTACTGCAATGTTTCTAATGCAGCGGTTTACGCACCAGATTGGAACCAATGGGATCCGCAAACTGGAGATGGTAATGGAAATCCTGTTCCAACACCAAGAATTTATACGCTTGGCTTAAACGTATCTTTTTAA
- the ettA gene encoding energy-dependent translational throttle protein EttA, whose product MDEKIIFSMAGVSKIYPPQKQVLKNIYLSFFYGAKIGVIGLNGSGKSSLLKIIAGLDKTYQGEVVFSPGYSVGYLAQEPILDPEKTVREVVEEGVAGVIAILKEYEEVNEAFGLEENYSDADAMDKLMARQGELQDQIDAVGAWELDSKLERAMDALRCPDPETKIGVLSGGERRRVAMCRLLLQHPDVLLLDEPTNHLDAESIDWLEQFLKTYEGTVIAVTHDRYFLDNVAGWILELDRGEGIPWKGNYSSWLEQKAKRLSQEEKTESKRQKTLERELEWVRMAPKARHAKSKARLANYDKLASEDGKDREDKLEIFIPAGPRLGNVVIEATNVTKAYGDKVLFDNLNFSLPPAGIVGIIGPNGAGKTTLFRLITGQEEADTGTFRVGETVELGYVDQMHNDLDADKTVFENITDGLDNIQLGTKAVNGRAYVSKFNFNGGDQQKKVGILSGGERNRVHLAITLKKGANVLLLDEPTNDIDVNTLRALEEALENFGGCAVVISHDRWFLDRICTHILAFEGNSEVYFFEGNYSDYEENRKKRLGDIAPKRIRYKKLD is encoded by the coding sequence ATGGATGAAAAAATAATATTTTCGATGGCGGGCGTGAGTAAAATTTACCCACCTCAAAAACAGGTTTTAAAAAACATATACCTTTCTTTTTTTTATGGGGCAAAAATTGGTGTAATTGGTTTAAATGGATCCGGGAAATCATCTTTACTAAAAATTATTGCCGGTTTAGATAAAACTTACCAAGGAGAAGTTGTTTTTTCTCCAGGATATTCAGTCGGATATTTAGCACAAGAGCCAATATTGGATCCTGAAAAAACGGTTCGTGAAGTTGTTGAGGAAGGTGTTGCTGGTGTAATCGCCATTTTGAAAGAATATGAAGAAGTAAATGAAGCCTTTGGCTTAGAAGAAAATTATTCGGATGCTGATGCGATGGATAAGTTAATGGCAAGGCAAGGCGAACTTCAAGATCAGATTGATGCAGTAGGTGCTTGGGAGTTGGATTCAAAATTAGAAAGGGCAATGGATGCATTGCGCTGTCCTGATCCTGAAACCAAAATTGGTGTGCTTTCTGGAGGTGAACGCCGCCGGGTTGCCATGTGCCGTTTATTGTTGCAACATCCTGATGTTTTACTATTGGATGAGCCAACCAATCACCTGGATGCAGAAAGTATTGATTGGTTAGAACAATTTTTGAAAACTTATGAAGGAACGGTAATCGCTGTAACTCACGATAGGTATTTCCTTGATAATGTTGCCGGTTGGATTTTAGAGCTAGATCGCGGTGAAGGAATTCCTTGGAAAGGAAATTATAGTAGCTGGTTAGAGCAGAAAGCCAAACGATTATCTCAGGAAGAAAAAACGGAAAGCAAACGCCAAAAAACTTTAGAACGTGAATTGGAATGGGTGCGTATGGCTCCAAAAGCCAGACATGCAAAATCTAAAGCTCGCTTAGCCAACTATGATAAATTAGCTTCTGAAGATGGAAAAGATAGAGAAGATAAACTTGAAATTTTTATCCCAGCAGGCCCACGTTTAGGAAATGTTGTTATCGAAGCTACAAACGTAACGAAGGCTTATGGAGATAAAGTTCTATTTGATAACTTAAATTTTTCACTTCCTCCTGCCGGAATCGTAGGAATTATTGGCCCAAATGGTGCAGGTAAAACCACACTCTTCAGGTTAATTACTGGTCAGGAAGAAGCTGATACCGGAACGTTTAGAGTTGGCGAAACTGTTGAATTAGGTTATGTCGATCAAATGCATAACGATTTAGACGCTGATAAAACTGTTTTTGAAAATATTACAGATGGTTTAGATAATATTCAATTGGGTACAAAAGCTGTTAATGGACGAGCTTATGTTTCAAAATTTAATTTTAACGGTGGCGATCAGCAGAAAAAAGTTGGTATACTATCGGGTGGAGAGCGTAATCGTGTTCACTTAGCCATCACTTTAAAAAAAGGTGCAAATGTTTTATTACTTGATGAGCCAACCAATGATATCGATGTAAATACATTACGTGCGTTAGAAGAAGCACTGGAAAATTTTGGTGGTTGTGCAGTTGTAATTAGTCACGACAGGTGGTTTTTAGATAGAATTTGTACACACATTTTAGCTTTCGAAGGCAATTCTGAAGTTTATTTCTTTGAAGGAAATTATTCAGATTACGAAGAAAATCGCAAAAAACGTTTAGGAGATATTGCTCCGAAACGAATTAGATACAAGAAATTAGATTAA
- a CDS encoding DUF1456 family protein, translating into MSNNDILKKLRVALSLKTEDIITICDLVGFKVTKAELGDIFRNDDHENFKPCGDQILRNFLNGLVIYKRGPREEKK; encoded by the coding sequence ATGAGCAACAACGATATATTAAAAAAACTTAGAGTAGCATTATCTTTAAAAACCGAAGATATTATTACAATTTGCGATTTAGTTGGCTTTAAGGTAACTAAAGCTGAACTTGGCGATATTTTTAGAAATGACGACCACGAAAATTTTAAACCATGCGGTGATCAGATTCTAAGAAATTTTTTAAATGGTTTGGTTATCTATAAAAGAGGTCCGAGAGAAGAGAAGAAATAA
- a CDS encoding DEAD/DEAH box helicase: MIENALQRLKITALNDMQQAAVKSAKAGHDVLLIAPTGSGKTLGFLLPVLANLKHDVKGVQALILVPSRELALQIEQVFKQMGTPFKINCCYGGHAVRIEKNNLAHPPAILIGTPGRIAYHLEHHNFDESFIETLVLDEFDKSLEFGFEADMSYIIGSLLSLKQRILTSATKMEIIPAFVKLNNAVDVDFSKNLQSKPDLKLKKVTALAADKLEVLFKLLSKIGNKNTLVFCNHRETVDRISDLLFENGLEHDVFHGGMEQFDREKALLKFRNGSHRILVTTDLAARGLDIPEVEHIVHYQLPYNEDAYIHRNGRTARMHAKGTAYAILTEEEHYKYLPDNIEEESLLDKYKLPKSSEWITLYLSHGKKDKINKIDIVGLFLQKGGLSKDDLGLIEVKDTTSYIAVKREKVDKLLKILNGEKIKGKKLKLEIAS, encoded by the coding sequence ATGATAGAAAATGCCTTACAAAGATTAAAAATTACTGCTCTTAATGATATGCAGCAAGCCGCAGTTAAATCTGCTAAAGCTGGTCACGATGTTTTACTAATCGCACCGACAGGATCAGGCAAAACGCTTGGATTTTTATTGCCTGTACTTGCTAACTTAAAGCACGATGTTAAAGGTGTTCAGGCTTTAATACTAGTACCATCACGAGAACTTGCGCTGCAAATAGAACAGGTTTTTAAGCAAATGGGAACTCCATTTAAAATTAATTGTTGTTATGGTGGTCATGCTGTAAGAATTGAAAAAAACAATTTGGCACATCCGCCTGCCATTTTAATAGGCACACCTGGTAGAATTGCTTATCATTTAGAGCATCACAATTTTGATGAATCTTTTATCGAAACCCTCGTGTTGGATGAATTTGATAAATCGCTCGAATTTGGTTTCGAAGCCGATATGTCTTATATCATTGGTTCCTTATTGTCCCTAAAACAGCGCATTCTTACTTCAGCAACTAAAATGGAAATAATCCCGGCTTTTGTAAAGTTGAACAATGCCGTTGATGTTGACTTTTCTAAAAACCTTCAGTCTAAACCTGATTTAAAACTAAAAAAAGTAACAGCGCTTGCTGCGGATAAATTAGAAGTTCTATTTAAACTATTAAGTAAAATTGGCAACAAGAACACGCTAGTTTTTTGTAATCATAGAGAAACCGTAGATCGAATAAGTGATTTATTATTCGAAAATGGTTTAGAACATGATGTTTTTCATGGCGGAATGGAGCAATTCGATCGTGAAAAGGCTTTGCTAAAATTCAGAAATGGGAGTCATAGAATATTGGTAACCACTGATTTGGCGGCACGTGGTTTGGATATTCCAGAGGTGGAACATATTGTACATTATCAGCTGCCTTATAATGAAGATGCATACATCCACCGAAATGGAAGAACAGCTCGGATGCATGCGAAAGGTACTGCTTACGCTATTTTAACTGAAGAAGAACATTACAAATACTTGCCAGATAATATTGAAGAGGAAAGTTTACTGGATAAATATAAACTGCCAAAATCAAGCGAATGGATCACTTTGTATCTTTCGCATGGAAAAAAGGATAAAATTAATAAGATTGATATCGTTGGCTTATTCTTACAAAAAGGTGGTTTATCAAAAGATGATTTAGGATTAATTGAAGTGAAAGATACCACCAGTTATATTGCTGTTAAAAGAGAAAAAGTAGACAAACTTTTGAAAATTTTAAACGGTGAAAAGATAAAAGGCAAAAAATTAAAGTTAGAGATTGCGAGTTAG
- a CDS encoding ribonuclease H-like YkuK family protein, protein MTWKKFSGETIQSSILEEIENAIIRETANGYKLKVCIGTDSQVKGAITDFATVIVLLRAHHGGFMYIHQEKSTQQVSIKERMLMEVQKSIETAYSICDLLDVYDVALEVHADINTNPSFKSNKALNDAMGYILSMGFIFKAKPEAFASSTCADKMVH, encoded by the coding sequence ATGACTTGGAAAAAATTTAGTGGTGAAACTATCCAATCTTCTATTTTGGAAGAGATTGAAAATGCAATTATTAGAGAAACAGCAAATGGATACAAACTAAAAGTATGCATTGGCACCGATTCCCAAGTTAAAGGTGCGATTACTGACTTTGCAACGGTTATTGTTTTATTGAGGGCGCATCATGGCGGCTTCATGTACATCCACCAGGAAAAAAGCACTCAACAGGTTAGTATTAAAGAAAGAATGTTAATGGAGGTTCAAAAATCTATAGAAACGGCCTATTCCATTTGTGATTTGCTTGATGTTTATGATGTAGCCCTTGAGGTTCATGCAGACATTAATACCAATCCTTCGTTTAAATCGAACAAAGCTTTGAATGACGCAATGGGTTATATTTTAAGTATGGGTTTTATTTTCAAAGCAAAACCAGAAGCATTTGCCAGCTCAACTTGCGCAGATAAGATGGTTCATTAA
- a CDS encoding SRPBCC family protein, with amino-acid sequence MKTYRLEFTQKLPIDLDTAWDFFSSPLNLSEITPKDMTFEVTTPNMVNTKMYPGLIISYKVAPLMGIKLNWVTEITHVKDKEYFIDEQRFGPFAFWHHEHHFEKIDGGIIMKDLLHYSIGWGPIGSIANALVVSKQVNEIFTFRVKKVEELFGRY; translated from the coding sequence TTGAAAACTTACAGATTAGAGTTTACACAGAAACTTCCCATTGATTTAGATACGGCATGGGATTTCTTTTCATCACCACTAAATTTATCAGAGATTACACCAAAAGACATGACTTTTGAGGTAACCACACCTAATATGGTGAATACTAAAATGTATCCTGGTTTAATCATCTCGTATAAAGTTGCTCCGCTAATGGGTATAAAGTTGAACTGGGTTACAGAAATTACGCATGTAAAGGATAAAGAATATTTTATTGATGAACAACGATTCGGACCTTTTGCTTTTTGGCACCATGAACATCATTTCGAAAAGATTGATGGAGGCATCATCATGAAAGATTTGCTACATTATAGTATTGGTTGGGGGCCAATCGGATCAATTGCCAACGCATTAGTAGTAAGCAAGCAGGTTAATGAAATCTTTACTTTTAGGGTAAAAAAAGTAGAAGAACTTTTTGGTAGGTATTAA
- a CDS encoding DUF4468 domain-containing protein — MRYTFLFILAFLFTKLSAQQKQFPIDDIGKFIYYKVVDSQTVSKDSLIQRAKYFINVFNKNIFKPQSVTDSSILADGKTIIDKTILVAGHPSGEVRYHFVFEARQGKYRFWLTDFEYIPYQRDRYGNYVASTTIGTPLEKTPGKLSSNEWKDILSSCYTKTVKLGEDLEKFLATNRVEKPKKKTAIISTKKW; from the coding sequence ATGAGGTATACTTTTCTTTTTATTTTAGCTTTCCTTTTTACAAAACTAAGCGCTCAGCAAAAGCAATTTCCAATAGATGATATTGGAAAATTTATCTATTATAAAGTTGTTGATTCTCAGACTGTAAGTAAAGATTCGTTAATTCAAAGAGCAAAATATTTTATTAATGTATTTAATAAGAATATTTTTAAACCTCAATCTGTAACAGACAGCTCAATTCTTGCGGATGGAAAAACGATTATCGACAAAACAATTTTAGTTGCTGGCCATCCAAGCGGTGAAGTTCGATATCATTTTGTTTTCGAAGCCCGACAAGGAAAATATAGGTTTTGGCTTACTGATTTTGAGTATATACCCTACCAAAGAGATCGATATGGCAATTATGTTGCTTCTACAACGATTGGTACGCCACTAGAAAAAACGCCTGGAAAGTTAAGTTCAAATGAATGGAAGGATATTTTATCAAGCTGTTATACAAAAACAGTTAAGTTAGGAGAGGACTTGGAAAAGTTTTTGGCGACGAATCGAGTTGAAAAACCTAAAAAGAAAACAGCAATTATTTCCACTAAAAAATGGTAA
- a CDS encoding porin: MKKFLTAIFSIASTTFALAQEAPTSPLEFSGSVDTYYKYDFAKQPVNIGTSFASDHNSVSLGMIDLVLKKKTGKASFVGEISFGPRGQSQSIPDAAAGGSSFHIQNLYINYDFTDKFSMTAGYMGTFIGYEVISPVGNFNYSTSYLFTNGPFQNAGIKATYKFSDKVSLMAGLFNDWNVYSATRGVSSIGAQLMVSPVEGWTAYLNILNGADPAGYGTIADLTTSYQISKAFKLGLNAANYDSDDNGGYAGVALYPQIAVADAVTLGLRGEYFKTKDVGVIEGKQYTGVTLTANIKSGGLTFIPEVRLDHSGDKPFLNKSGLSAPNAGQFSLAAVYAF; the protein is encoded by the coding sequence ATGAAGAAATTTTTAACTGCTATATTTAGTATAGCCAGCACTACGTTTGCCCTAGCACAAGAGGCACCGACCTCACCGCTTGAATTTTCAGGCTCGGTAGATACTTATTACAAATACGATTTTGCCAAACAACCTGTAAATATAGGTACCTCATTTGCTTCTGATCATAATTCTGTATCATTAGGAATGATAGACTTAGTATTGAAGAAAAAGACTGGTAAAGCTTCATTTGTTGGTGAAATTTCATTCGGTCCGAGAGGCCAGTCTCAATCTATTCCAGATGCAGCAGCAGGAGGTTCTTCATTTCATATCCAAAATTTATATATTAATTACGATTTTACTGATAAGTTTTCCATGACTGCTGGTTATATGGGTACATTTATTGGTTATGAAGTGATTTCTCCGGTAGGAAATTTTAATTATTCTACTTCATATTTATTTACAAATGGTCCATTCCAAAATGCTGGTATAAAAGCCACATATAAATTTTCTGACAAGGTTAGTTTAATGGCTGGTTTGTTTAATGATTGGAATGTTTACAGTGCAACTCGAGGTGTATCGAGTATTGGTGCACAGTTAATGGTTTCACCAGTTGAAGGTTGGACTGCTTATTTAAATATTTTAAATGGAGCTGATCCTGCCGGCTACGGTACTATTGCAGATTTAACTACATCATATCAAATTAGCAAAGCATTTAAATTAGGCTTAAATGCAGCGAACTACGATTCTGATGATAATGGTGGTTATGCTGGTGTGGCATTATATCCTCAAATCGCTGTTGCAGATGCAGTTACTTTGGGTTTACGAGGTGAATATTTTAAAACTAAAGATGTTGGTGTGATTGAAGGTAAGCAATATACAGGCGTTACTTTAACAGCAAACATCAAATCTGGTGGTTTAACTTTTATTCCAGAAGTTAGATTAGACCATAGTGGTGATAAACCATTTTTAAACAAAAGTGGATTATCTGCACCAAATGCTGGCCAATTCTCATTAGCAGCTGTTTACGCTTTTTAA
- a CDS encoding ammonium transporter codes for MSKFSLKQVAPFAVLTIVAVGAIFVPSLPNYDVGKYNAADVAWILVATALVFLMTPGLAFFYGGMVHRKNVLSTMIKSVVAAGVVSVLWVVVGFSLAFGKDIGGFIGDPSTYFFFKDVNSGEPWSLAPTIPLTLFALFQLMFAIITPGLVVGAVAERIRFTSYILFTVLFGLLVYAPLAHMTWSPDGLLMKMGIYDFAGGTVVHISAGMAALAGALVLKRRKAHLDHKEIPPANIPYVLIGTGLLWFGWFGFNAGSALGAGSLAVSAFATTNVAAGAAGLSWMFFDVLRGKKPSVLGFCIGAVVGLVAITPGAGYVAIPQSIFIGAFAAIVSNLVVYGKSKTNIDDTLDVFPCHGVGGIVGMILTGVFATKTVNSAGVDGLLYGNPDFFFTQLKGVVIVVVFSFVVSFIIFKFINLIQPIRVSDEEEEMGLDQSQHNEKYSQGTLLVGEKSAYIEKNSPSEETVS; via the coding sequence ATGAGTAAATTTTCACTAAAACAGGTTGCGCCATTTGCGGTCCTCACTATTGTTGCGGTTGGAGCCATTTTTGTCCCTTCATTGCCTAATTATGATGTTGGTAAGTATAATGCTGCAGATGTTGCTTGGATATTAGTTGCAACAGCCCTAGTATTTTTAATGACACCAGGTCTTGCTTTCTTTTACGGTGGAATGGTGCACAGAAAAAATGTTCTTTCTACCATGATTAAAAGTGTAGTAGCAGCAGGTGTTGTATCTGTTTTATGGGTAGTTGTTGGATTTAGTTTAGCTTTTGGAAAAGATATAGGCGGCTTCATTGGTGATCCTTCAACCTATTTTTTCTTTAAAGATGTTAATTCTGGAGAACCTTGGAGTTTAGCACCAACCATTCCTTTAACATTATTTGCTTTGTTTCAATTAATGTTTGCCATTATTACTCCTGGTTTAGTAGTAGGTGCGGTTGCCGAAAGAATTCGTTTTACCTCTTATATATTATTTACAGTTCTTTTTGGCTTACTTGTTTATGCGCCATTGGCACATATGACTTGGAGTCCTGACGGCTTATTAATGAAAATGGGTATTTATGATTTCGCTGGTGGTACTGTTGTGCATATATCTGCTGGTATGGCAGCTTTAGCTGGTGCGTTAGTTTTAAAACGTAGAAAGGCACATTTAGATCATAAAGAAATTCCACCTGCAAACATTCCTTACGTATTAATTGGTACAGGTTTATTATGGTTTGGTTGGTTTGGTTTCAATGCCGGATCTGCTTTAGGTGCTGGTTCATTAGCGGTTTCAGCTTTTGCTACGACGAATGTTGCAGCAGGTGCAGCAGGATTATCATGGATGTTTTTTGATGTACTTCGCGGTAAAAAACCATCAGTTTTAGGATTTTGTATTGGTGCAGTGGTTGGTTTAGTAGCCATTACGCCTGGTGCGGGTTACGTTGCAATTCCTCAAAGTATTTTTATTGGAGCCTTTGCAGCCATTGTTTCAAACTTAGTGGTTTATGGTAAATCTAAAACTAATATTGATGATACTTTAGACGTATTTCCTTGTCATGGTGTTGGTGGTATAGTTGGTATGATTTTAACTGGTGTTTTTGCAACTAAAACAGTTAACTCTGCCGGTGTAGATGGTTTGTTATATGGTAATCCAGATTTCTTTTTTACTCAGCTAAAAGGTGTTGTAATTGTAGTGGTATTTAGTTTCGTTGTTTCATTCATCATTTTCAAATTCATTAATTTAATTCAACCAATTCGTGTATCTGATGAGGAAGAAGAAATGGGATTAGATCAATCACAACACAATGAAAAATACTCTCAAGGTACATTGTTAGTTGGAGAAAAATCTGCTTACATAGAAAAAAATAGTCCAAGCGAAGAAACTGTTTCTTAG